From Desulfocurvus vexinensis DSM 17965, a single genomic window includes:
- a CDS encoding phage tail protein, with protein MLVVVGGVIAAAGTIGLMLPAIKTGLAAMGAAIAGVGSTFAAYFLPVIAIISGVVLAVYLLKRAWETNFAGIRDTILGAWEKVQLVFQGIRALVTSLSGGAGTMSADLAQKLEQAGLMGLVVTVFRIYYRVRQFLTGMWEAFSAAFGKIRAILEPAVRALMQAYGMLYKAIFSVLEIFGLAASSADASSYRSLGETLGTVLGVIAKVGAYLLKFVIYNLAAVITVVAWVVRAVVWLGKTIVTAFIEAGKFIYKFFLPVRLLVEALRMAARVVYTVWRVLTGDLSVLDGLKAIGGAVFDFLATPFRWARDVIVGVWDFIKGLFSAVGSFFASAASALTAAFMNLPLVRTLADIFGAVRGFLSGDTTFYEAGKAILVAVGKGIWSAVTYPFEMLKKALGWLRSLLPFSDAETGPLSDLTDSGAAILKTLAKGMLGVLSLPGKVLGLALQGMLDAVRWVGNGLKSLGSGILSAVTWPFRKGAEAASAVWRTVGTAASNAWNGLTALGRGAAGVLAAPFSWMLSAAGTAWNGIEHAASRLWTGIGNVGRTAWSVVSAPFSWIAGSAGAAWDRVQTSAGAAWDGIGNLLQGGWNRIGSLFQSSWSLLSAPFDWIAGSAASAWSRITGTASTAWDSLKTMAQSAWEWIKAPFEGLASVASSAWEQIKTTASSAFGSLTYSVSALAGSAFESGKAFMTAVGEGIKSAVSAPYQAAKSALSFVRNLLPFSDAKEGPLADLTRSGAALIQTLAGGITKAASAPAEAMTRAFGFMTGLTGKIAAPAMLAGTLALTPVMAGEAPPVASDMESTISTAQTQQPAASLPTGQARLLGETKGALGTESGMPAVPPGETLGPALDSLLAKLDQLGERPIEVSVTTLLDGRQVARSVYRDLRERKIKNYETL; from the coding sequence GTGCTGGTCGTCGTCGGAGGAGTGATCGCCGCGGCCGGGACCATCGGTTTGATGCTCCCCGCCATCAAGACGGGACTTGCCGCCATGGGCGCGGCAATCGCCGGTGTGGGAAGCACGTTCGCCGCATATTTCCTTCCGGTGATAGCGATCATCAGCGGTGTGGTACTCGCCGTCTATCTCCTCAAACGAGCCTGGGAGACCAACTTCGCCGGCATCAGGGACACCATCCTCGGCGCGTGGGAAAAAGTGCAACTCGTATTCCAGGGAATCCGGGCGCTCGTTACATCGCTTTCCGGCGGAGCCGGGACTATGTCGGCCGACCTGGCCCAGAAGCTCGAACAGGCCGGACTGATGGGACTGGTGGTCACGGTCTTCCGCATCTACTACCGGGTGCGCCAGTTTCTGACCGGCATGTGGGAGGCATTCTCCGCCGCGTTCGGAAAGATCAGGGCGATTCTCGAACCCGCGGTCCGGGCGCTCATGCAGGCTTACGGCATGCTGTACAAAGCGATCTTCTCGGTCCTTGAAATCTTCGGCTTGGCGGCCTCTTCCGCCGACGCCTCCTCCTACCGGAGTCTCGGCGAGACCCTCGGCACGGTTCTCGGTGTGATCGCCAAGGTCGGCGCGTATCTCCTCAAATTCGTCATCTACAACCTGGCGGCCGTCATCACGGTGGTGGCTTGGGTGGTGCGCGCGGTCGTCTGGCTCGGCAAGACCATCGTCACCGCTTTCATCGAGGCGGGGAAGTTCATCTACAAGTTCTTTCTGCCGGTCCGGCTTTTGGTCGAGGCGCTCCGCATGGCGGCCCGGGTGGTTTACACGGTCTGGCGGGTGCTCACCGGCGACCTTTCCGTGCTCGACGGGCTCAAGGCCATCGGCGGCGCGGTCTTCGATTTTCTGGCCACGCCGTTCCGCTGGGCCCGGGACGTGATCGTCGGCGTCTGGGATTTTATCAAGGGACTCTTCTCCGCCGTCGGAAGTTTTTTCGCTTCCGCGGCATCGGCTTTGACTGCAGCCTTCATGAACCTGCCTCTGGTCCGAACGCTGGCCGATATCTTCGGCGCGGTCCGGGGATTTCTTTCCGGCGACACGACTTTCTACGAGGCGGGCAAGGCGATCCTCGTAGCGGTCGGCAAGGGCATCTGGTCGGCGGTCACCTATCCGTTCGAAATGCTCAAGAAGGCTCTCGGGTGGCTCCGCAGTCTTCTGCCGTTTTCCGACGCGGAGACCGGCCCCCTGTCGGACCTCACCGACTCCGGAGCGGCCATCCTCAAAACACTGGCCAAGGGAATGCTCGGCGTACTCTCCCTGCCGGGCAAGGTGCTGGGTCTGGCGCTGCAAGGGATGCTGGACGCGGTCCGCTGGGTAGGGAACGGCTTGAAAAGCCTGGGAAGCGGCATTCTCTCCGCGGTCACCTGGCCGTTCAGGAAAGGAGCGGAAGCCGCGTCCGCCGTCTGGCGTACTGTCGGCACTGCGGCATCGAACGCTTGGAACGGGCTCACGGCGCTCGGTCGTGGAGCTGCGGGCGTGTTGGCCGCGCCCTTCAGTTGGATGTTGTCCGCGGCCGGGACTGCCTGGAACGGCATCGAGCACGCGGCGTCAAGACTCTGGACCGGCATCGGCAACGTCGGGCGCACGGCTTGGTCGGTGGTCAGTGCGCCGTTTTCGTGGATCGCCGGTTCCGCGGGAGCGGCCTGGGACCGGGTCCAAACCTCTGCCGGCGCGGCCTGGGATGGAATCGGCAACCTACTGCAAGGTGGATGGAACCGGATCGGTTCGCTGTTTCAGTCGTCCTGGTCGCTGCTTTCCGCGCCCTTCGACTGGATCGCCGGAAGCGCTGCCTCCGCCTGGAGCCGGATCACCGGCACGGCGTCGACGGCATGGGACAGCCTCAAGACCATGGCGCAGAGCGCTTGGGAGTGGATCAAGGCCCCGTTCGAGGGTTTGGCATCGGTCGCATCGTCCGCATGGGAACAAATCAAAACCACCGCATCGAGCGCTTTCGGATCTCTGACGTACAGCGTGTCCGCACTGGCGGGATCGGCGTTCGAGAGCGGCAAGGCGTTCATGACCGCCGTGGGAGAGGGTATCAAGTCCGCCGTGAGTGCGCCGTACCAGGCGGCGAAGTCGGCCCTTTCGTTCGTGCGGAATCTGCTGCCTTTCTCCGATGCCAAGGAAGGCCCGCTCGCGGACCTGACCCGAAGCGGTGCGGCGCTGATTCAGACCCTGGCCGGAGGCATCACCAAGGCAGCGTCCGCGCCCGCCGAGGCCATGACCCGCGCATTCGGGTTCATGACCGGGCTGACCGGAAAGATCGCCGCTCCGGCCATGTTGGCGGGAACCCTGGCGCTCACCCCGGTCATGGCAGGAGAGGCTCCACCGGTTGCTTCCGATATGGAAAGCACCATATCGACCGCGCAGACGCAGCAACCGGCCGCTTCTCTTCCCACCGGACAAGCCCGTCTTCTCGGCGAAACCAAAGGAGCGCTCGGTACGGAGTCCGGGATGCCGGCCGTACCTCCGGGAGAGACGCTTGGCCCGGCGCTCGATTCCTTGCTGGCGAAGCTGGATCAGCTCGGCGAGCGGCCCATCGAGGTGTCGGTGACAACGCTTCTCGACGGACGGCAGGTGGCCCGTTCCGTGTACCGGGACCTGCGCGAGCGCAAGATCAAAAATTACGAGACGCTGTGA
- a CDS encoding DUF4406 domain-containing protein, translating to MKRVFICSRYAGDVLRNTATAERLCRKAVARGCAPFAPHLLYTRFLDDEKASEREAGIACGLTFMEICDEVWVFTGDGLSDGMRREVDHARRLGKPVVELEVL from the coding sequence ATGAAACGAGTATTCATTTGCAGCCGGTACGCCGGGGACGTTCTCCGGAACACGGCGACCGCCGAACGGCTCTGCCGGAAGGCGGTGGCGCGCGGTTGCGCGCCCTTCGCGCCGCACCTTCTCTACACACGCTTCCTGGATGACGAAAAGGCGTCCGAACGCGAGGCAGGCATCGCCTGCGGACTGACGTTCATGGAGATCTGCGACGAGGTCTGGGTGTTCACCGGCGACGGTCTTTCCGACGGCATGCGCCGGGAAGTCGATCATGCCCGACGTCTGGGCAAGCCCGTAGTCGAGCTGGAGGTGCTGTAG
- a CDS encoding phage late control D family protein: MDIDTFKPTFLIQIEGQTLSADITQEITSFVFEDNEEELDVLELAITDRNLQFVDDPLFQEGNEIVARFGYVGNLSPRKKAVIKDIDYDFPEDGDPTIHIKAYDKGFKLAGKENQKVWQKPAPGILYSEIAEEIAGANGLTPVVTATKARHLRVTQSNVSDAQFLKELAGKARDKDGDGVTGYVFYVQDDELHFHPRDLDKKPAAILEYFTDRKGVLRSFRPSTQSQGAKGAGVETKAVGVDPRKKEPVEHKANNDTTPERTSLGKRTYLVDGNTGEGAYKEQESGQVVPTFDRSEGFHEEPRQEPAQDLSEGKFREAELRQVEADAVTIGIPALRAKQNVEVKGVGRKFSGVYYCHSVRHAFGEGGYHCELKLKKNALGKGAGDKSDEAKGKQNDQEAPPTPKEEPPPMVTIDADSGRRL, from the coding sequence ATGGATATCGACACCTTCAAACCGACTTTTCTGATCCAGATCGAGGGGCAGACCCTTTCGGCGGATATCACGCAAGAGATCACTTCGTTCGTCTTCGAGGACAACGAGGAGGAACTCGACGTCCTGGAACTCGCGATCACCGACCGAAACCTCCAGTTCGTCGACGATCCCCTGTTCCAGGAGGGCAACGAGATCGTCGCCCGTTTCGGATATGTCGGCAACCTCTCGCCGCGCAAGAAGGCGGTCATCAAGGATATCGACTACGACTTTCCGGAGGACGGTGACCCGACCATCCATATCAAGGCCTATGACAAAGGCTTCAAGCTGGCTGGAAAGGAGAACCAGAAGGTTTGGCAGAAGCCCGCGCCCGGCATCCTTTATTCCGAGATCGCCGAGGAGATCGCAGGGGCCAACGGCCTCACTCCGGTGGTCACGGCCACGAAAGCTCGCCATCTGCGCGTAACCCAGAGCAACGTTTCCGACGCACAGTTCCTCAAGGAGCTGGCCGGAAAGGCGCGCGACAAGGACGGCGACGGCGTCACCGGATACGTCTTCTACGTCCAGGACGACGAGCTGCATTTCCATCCCCGCGATCTGGACAAGAAGCCCGCCGCGATCCTCGAGTATTTCACCGACCGCAAGGGCGTTCTGCGTTCATTCCGCCCCTCGACGCAGTCGCAGGGGGCCAAGGGAGCGGGCGTCGAGACCAAGGCCGTGGGCGTGGACCCGCGCAAGAAGGAGCCGGTCGAGCACAAGGCTAACAACGATACCACTCCGGAGCGGACCTCGCTGGGGAAACGGACCTATCTGGTGGATGGGAACACTGGCGAAGGGGCTTACAAGGAGCAGGAGTCCGGGCAGGTGGTCCCCACCTTTGACCGTTCCGAGGGTTTTCACGAGGAGCCCCGACAGGAACCGGCCCAGGACCTCTCCGAGGGGAAGTTCCGCGAGGCCGAGCTCCGCCAGGTGGAAGCCGACGCGGTGACCATCGGTATCCCCGCGCTGCGCGCCAAGCAGAACGTGGAGGTCAAGGGCGTGGGCCGCAAATTCTCGGGCGTCTACTACTGCCATTCGGTCCGCCACGCTTTCGGCGAGGGCGGATATCACTGCGAACTGAAACTCAAGAAAAACGCCCTGGGCAAAGGGGCCGGCGACAAGTCGGACGAGGCCAAGGGCAAGCAGAACGACCAGGAAGCTCCGCCAACGCCGAAGGAAGAGCCGCCGCCGATGGTGACCATCGACGCGGACAGCGGGCGGAGGCTGTAA
- a CDS encoding YcbK family protein — MGDLSRNFSRSEFACRCCGRADIDPRLVEALQQLRDLADAPVRVTSGYRCPEHNRAVGGAKQSRHLRGHAADIVIKSLSVAGMYELAEQVAAFRNGGIGVYPEQGFVHVDIREVRTRWGHLDDKYVSFEEAMKTNGGERNATA, encoded by the coding sequence ATGGGAGATTTGAGCCGGAATTTCTCCAGAAGCGAGTTCGCCTGCCGTTGCTGCGGCAGGGCCGACATCGATCCACGCCTGGTGGAGGCGCTCCAGCAGCTCCGCGATCTTGCGGACGCGCCCGTCCGCGTCACCAGCGGCTACCGCTGCCCCGAGCACAACCGGGCGGTGGGCGGTGCGAAACAGAGTCGGCATCTGCGCGGACACGCCGCGGACATCGTGATCAAGAGCCTGTCCGTCGCCGGGATGTACGAACTCGCCGAGCAGGTGGCCGCCTTCCGTAACGGCGGAATCGGCGTCTACCCGGAGCAAGGATTTGTCCACGTGGACATCCGCGAGGTGCGGACCCGATGGGGACACCTCGACGACAAATACGTTTCGTTCGAAGAAGCAATGAAAACCAACGGAGGTGAACGCAATGCAACAGCTTGA
- a CDS encoding phage baseplate assembly protein V gives MIETQDRQHEERYKNRWYGKYRAFLRDNNDPERLGRCRLEIPAVLGTGKENWSEWAWPCFAYGGNEDIGVFLIPEEGASVWAEFEGGNVQYPIWSGVWLAKTNPGEQPEESKRLCSDPTCIDCEDKLEHKPDRRDDLEHKKHHGHPPYYCPRRKVLLKTETGHTIVLDDRDEEEFLKVIDRAGQILHMECRVKRDVQTGNARRRGTKDAEQGDQLDIDSDIKDQKARIEITDLCRQFVRWEAWKDKEKIHIQSCDKSRARWQKILIDTTKGKEKVHIWGLCGTQEILIDSTAGTEMIRLTDKADQVVVMNAVGGQERIQATDKSGSMILMDAVMGNIVIRSTNKVLINP, from the coding sequence GTGATCGAGACACAGGACCGCCAGCACGAGGAACGCTACAAAAACCGCTGGTACGGAAAGTATAGAGCGTTCTTGAGGGACAACAACGATCCGGAGCGGCTCGGCCGCTGCCGGCTCGAAATTCCTGCGGTGCTCGGAACCGGCAAGGAGAATTGGTCTGAATGGGCGTGGCCCTGCTTTGCCTACGGCGGAAACGAGGACATCGGCGTGTTTCTCATCCCCGAGGAAGGCGCGTCAGTCTGGGCCGAATTCGAAGGGGGCAACGTCCAGTACCCGATCTGGTCCGGCGTGTGGCTGGCCAAGACCAACCCCGGCGAACAACCGGAGGAATCCAAACGCCTGTGCTCCGACCCGACCTGCATCGACTGTGAGGACAAGCTCGAACACAAGCCCGACCGGCGGGACGACCTGGAGCACAAGAAACACCACGGGCACCCGCCGTACTACTGCCCGCGCCGCAAGGTTCTTCTCAAGACCGAGACCGGACACACTATCGTTCTCGATGACCGCGACGAGGAGGAGTTCCTCAAGGTCATCGACCGGGCCGGGCAGATTCTTCATATGGAATGCCGCGTGAAGCGCGATGTTCAGACCGGCAATGCGCGCCGCCGGGGAACCAAGGATGCCGAGCAGGGCGACCAGCTCGACATCGACTCGGACATTAAGGACCAGAAGGCCCGCATCGAGATCACCGATCTGTGCCGGCAGTTCGTGCGTTGGGAGGCCTGGAAGGACAAGGAAAAAATCCACATCCAGTCCTGCGACAAGTCCCGCGCCCGGTGGCAGAAGATTCTCATCGACACCACCAAGGGCAAGGAGAAGGTCCACATCTGGGGACTCTGCGGCACACAGGAAATCCTCATCGATTCCACCGCCGGGACCGAGATGATCCGTCTCACGGACAAGGCCGACCAAGTCGTCGTGATGAACGCGGTCGGAGGGCAGGAGCGCATCCAAGCCACGGACAAGTCTGGAAGCATGATCCTCATGGACGCCGTCATGGGGAACATCGTCATCCGCTCGACGAACAAGGTGTTGATCAACCCGTAG
- a CDS encoding glycosyltransferase — MYPTVSIIIRGYNRERYIGRAIESVLAQTYTDFDLLVWDDGSTDKTAQIVIECAKKDRRIRIAACNHRGAVKSLKAALADTFGPYLCWVDSDDTLAPTALEETVAVLNENPNVGMVYTDYQVINAADQVKSYGRRCRIPYSKDRLLLDFMTYHFRLIRRSVFEQAGGIDDEFQCAEDYDLCLRLSEITEIRRIQKPLYHYRIHPESVSHEMRLEQVQWSREAISRALERRGLSERFEVDLQIREQFRLKRRNPDG, encoded by the coding sequence ATGTATCCAACCGTTTCAATAATCATCAGGGGATATAACCGTGAGCGATATATCGGCCGGGCCATCGAAAGCGTGCTTGCTCAGACTTATACAGACTTCGATCTGCTCGTTTGGGATGACGGCTCGACCGACAAGACCGCCCAAATCGTTATCGAATGCGCCAAGAAAGATAGACGCATCCGTATTGCCGCATGCAACCACCGGGGGGCCGTCAAGTCCCTGAAAGCCGCCCTGGCCGACACCTTCGGGCCATACCTGTGTTGGGTGGACAGCGACGATACGCTCGCTCCCACGGCATTGGAGGAAACGGTCGCGGTGCTAAATGAAAACCCGAACGTCGGAATGGTCTATACGGACTACCAGGTCATCAATGCCGCCGACCAGGTCAAGAGTTACGGCAGGCGCTGCCGAATTCCATATTCCAAAGATCGACTGCTTCTCGATTTTATGACCTACCATTTTCGGCTCATTCGGCGTTCGGTGTTCGAGCAGGCCGGCGGCATCGACGACGAGTTTCAATGCGCCGAGGATTATGACCTTTGCCTGCGCCTGTCGGAAATCACCGAAATCCGCCGTATCCAGAAACCTCTTTACCATTACCGCATCCATCCTGAATCCGTTTCCCATGAGATGAGATTGGAACAGGTCCAATGGTCTCGGGAGGCTATTTCAAGAGCCTTGGAACGTCGTGGCCTGTCCGAGCGCTTCGAGGTTGATCTACAGATTCGCGAGCAATTCAGATTGAAAAGGAGAAACCCCGATGGATGA
- a CDS encoding PAAR domain-containing protein, translated as MARPQARLGDISSHGGVIVTGALRTIVNGRPAARLGDLHVCPIPGHGVTPIVTGSLDTATEGLPNARIGDITACGAIIVTGSLNTNDD; from the coding sequence ATGGCTCGACCCCAGGCGAGACTCGGCGACATCTCGAGCCACGGCGGCGTAATCGTCACAGGCGCGCTTCGCACCATCGTCAACGGAAGACCCGCGGCGCGACTGGGCGACTTGCACGTCTGCCCGATACCGGGTCACGGCGTAACGCCCATCGTCACGGGCAGTCTCGACACGGCGACCGAAGGACTGCCAAACGCCCGCATCGGCGACATCACGGCCTGCGGCGCGATCATCGTGACAGGCAGCCTGAACACGAAC